One window of Gemmatimonadaceae bacterium genomic DNA carries:
- a CDS encoding helix-turn-helix domain-containing protein, whose product MDTRTTILNAAVEVFSQHGFRGSTTRRIADAASVNEVTIFRYFGSKEALLDEAIRGCEVTAFTSPLPSEPVNPEKELSVWCSGVVKHLRSRSPMIRKCMSELEERPELTGHAVEAPTKATNELCGYFRRLKARGFTNEEFDGPAAATMLIGSLFHDAIGRDLMPDIFPKPAGKAPARYAQLILRAIGVQSAPETTSTTPRHS is encoded by the coding sequence ATGGATACACGAACCACCATTCTCAATGCCGCCGTCGAGGTGTTCTCGCAGCACGGATTCCGCGGCTCGACCACGCGGCGCATCGCCGATGCTGCGTCGGTCAATGAAGTCACGATCTTCCGCTACTTCGGCTCGAAGGAAGCGCTCCTCGATGAAGCGATAAGGGGCTGCGAGGTGACCGCCTTCACCAGCCCTCTGCCGAGCGAGCCGGTCAATCCCGAAAAGGAGCTGTCAGTATGGTGCTCCGGCGTCGTCAAGCACCTGCGCTCGCGGAGCCCGATGATTCGGAAGTGCATGAGCGAGCTGGAAGAAAGGCCCGAGCTCACCGGCCACGCAGTGGAAGCTCCGACCAAGGCGACCAACGAGTTGTGCGGATACTTCCGTCGCTTGAAAGCCCGCGGATTCACGAATGAAGAGTTCGATGGACCCGCCGCGGCGACGATGCTCATCGGATCGCTTTTTCACGACGCGATAGGCCGTGATCTGATGCCGGACATCTTTCCCAAACCGGCCGGCAAAGCACCCGCCCGTTATGCCCAGCTCATCCTCCGAGCCATCGGAGTGCAGTCCGCTCCAGAAACGACGTCCACAACACCCCGGCATTCGTAA
- a CDS encoding TolC family protein encodes MKASTQMSRANTAANLLAGAMLALSPAVLHAQSAPLPTSAATPQNTAATLSLDEAIRMAEGQSEAVRIARAGVQRAEGQQLQARSQLLPQIYGSGSYTRTLKSQYSGFASSAASDTTKPAAPEPPCNDYLRDANATVAERLAGLEQSSRCASGLNPFASLSSLPFGQANQYSLGLSLSQTLFSGGRVAAQNEAAAAGRRSANIELTAQRAQIILDVTQAYYDAALADRLVAITEASFTQTENVLRQVELNKNVGNVSEFELLRAQVTRDNQRPQVIQRRSDREVAYLRLKQLLNIPLEQSVSLSTSIEDVSGLPEGIRMAGLNVSSYDAPDTTASNRSAVRQAGEAVRAQQELVRVARAQRMPSLSLTSQYGAVAYPRNSLPGSNDFRANWTVGVATQVPLFTGGRIRGDELVAQANLAESRARLQQVREFASLDSRVALNALKQAMAAWEASKGTSEQASRAYTIAEVRYREGISTQLELNDSRILLEQSNVNRALAARNLQIARMKLALLPNLPLQSGTSAQGASQAQTQQQSTQQSTQQSAGQSQSTQQQSQQTTMTSQQIPPAL; translated from the coding sequence ATGAAAGCCTCGACACAGATGTCCCGGGCGAACACCGCCGCGAATCTCCTTGCGGGAGCCATGCTCGCCCTGAGCCCGGCAGTCCTTCACGCGCAATCCGCGCCTCTGCCGACCTCTGCCGCGACTCCGCAAAATACCGCCGCCACGCTGTCGCTCGACGAGGCGATCCGAATGGCCGAAGGCCAGAGCGAAGCGGTGCGCATCGCGCGCGCCGGAGTCCAACGAGCCGAAGGGCAGCAGTTACAGGCACGGAGCCAGCTCCTTCCACAGATATACGGATCGGGCAGTTACACACGCACGCTCAAATCGCAGTACTCAGGGTTCGCCAGCTCCGCCGCATCGGATACCACCAAGCCGGCAGCTCCCGAGCCGCCATGCAACGACTATCTTCGCGACGCCAACGCGACAGTCGCCGAGCGACTCGCGGGTCTCGAGCAGTCTTCGCGCTGTGCGTCAGGCCTCAACCCGTTCGCATCGCTCAGTAGTCTCCCCTTCGGACAGGCCAACCAGTACAGCCTCGGTCTCTCCCTGTCGCAGACGCTCTTCAGCGGTGGACGCGTCGCCGCGCAGAACGAAGCCGCCGCAGCCGGACGGCGGTCGGCCAACATCGAGCTCACCGCACAGCGCGCGCAGATCATACTCGACGTCACGCAGGCGTATTACGATGCCGCGCTCGCCGACCGGCTGGTGGCGATCACCGAGGCGTCGTTCACGCAGACAGAGAACGTGCTGCGGCAGGTGGAGCTCAACAAGAACGTCGGGAACGTCTCCGAGTTCGAGCTGCTCCGCGCCCAGGTCACGCGCGACAACCAGCGTCCGCAGGTGATTCAGCGCCGGAGCGATCGCGAGGTCGCCTACCTCCGCCTCAAGCAGCTGCTCAACATTCCGCTGGAGCAGTCAGTGTCGCTCTCGACGTCCATCGAGGACGTGTCGGGCCTGCCCGAAGGCATCCGGATGGCCGGACTGAACGTCAGCTCGTACGACGCACCCGATACGACCGCGTCCAACCGTTCCGCGGTGCGCCAGGCAGGAGAAGCCGTGCGCGCTCAACAGGAACTCGTGCGCGTCGCTCGAGCACAGCGCATGCCATCGCTGTCGCTCACCTCGCAGTACGGAGCGGTCGCGTACCCGCGCAATAGTCTCCCCGGCTCGAACGATTTCCGCGCCAACTGGACTGTCGGCGTCGCGACGCAGGTTCCGCTCTTCACCGGCGGACGGATACGCGGCGACGAGCTCGTGGCGCAGGCCAACCTCGCCGAATCGCGAGCGCGGCTTCAGCAGGTACGCGAGTTCGCATCGCTCGACTCCCGGGTCGCGCTCAACGCTCTCAAGCAGGCGATGGCGGCGTGGGAAGCGAGCAAAGGCACGTCCGAACAGGCCTCGCGCGCGTACACGATCGCGGAAGTTCGCTATCGCGAGGGAATCTCGACTCAGCTCGAGCTCAACGACTCGCGAATCCTGCTCGAGCAGTCCAACGTCAACCGCGCACTCGCCGCGCGCAATCTCCAGATCGCGCGGATGAAGCTCGCTCTCCTGCCCAATCTTCCGCTGCAAAGCGGGACTTCAGCGCAGGGCGCGTCGCAGGCACAGACCCAACAGCAGTCAACTCAGCAGTCAACTCAGCAGTCCGCGGGCCAGAGTCAGTCAACGCAGCAGCAATCGCAGCAGACAACGATGACGTCACAGCAGATACCACCGGCACTCTAG